Below is a genomic region from Desulfobacterales bacterium.
TTTTAAATATTATGTTTTATTTTTTTTATTTCTTAAGAATTTTTTATAGTATATGCCATAAAATTATGATAACGATAATTTAGTTTTTTAGAAATTTGTTAAATATTATTATGGAATAGTAATTTTTGCTGGACAAAATTAGAAGTCAAATATAAAGTAGCAATATTTTTTTAGGAAAAAGTGAATTGAGCTATTTTTTTCTTTGTTGGAGCTTGTTTTTATGCCTGTTTTTAATATAGCAAAACGTGAAATTGAAGCAAAAATAGTATATTATGGTCCAGGCCGTGGTGGTAAAACTACAAATCTTGAATATGCTTATAAAGCTTTTAAAAAACAAGTAATGGGTGAAATGGTTGCAATAAACACAGAAGGTGACCGTACTTTGTTTTTTGATTTTTTACCAATAGGTTTAGGTAAAATTCAAGGGTGTGATGTAAAGGTTCAATTATATACAGTACCGGGTCAGGTTCAATATAAATCTACAAGAAAATTGGTTTTGCAAGGAGTTGATGGACTTGTTTTTGTAGCAGATTCAATGGTTGTGAGGCGGGAAAAAAATATGATTGCTTTAAAAGACCTCAGTGACAACCTTAAAGAATATGGTATGAGTATTTTTAAAATTCCTCTGATCCTGCAGTATAATAAGAGGGATTTAGAAGGTAAAGTTCCAATAATGTCAATAGAAGAGATGGAGCATGATTTGAATAGGCAGCTTAAAGTGCCTTCTTTTCCTGGAAGTGCTGTTACTGGAGAAGGAGTAGGAAAAACTCTTCAAGAATGTCTTAAACTTACCTTAAAATCACTTCAAAAAGAATTAAATTGGGCGGGCAAATAATAAATGAGTGAAAATAATCTTCTTTCAGGGAATTTACATTTTATTGAATTTGCAGAATTGCTTCAATTTTTAGGAACTAAAGCAGCCACAGGAATTTTAACTCTTACAAGCAGTTATGTTGAATATCCTGGTAAAATTTATTTTAAATCAGGAAATCCTATTCATGCCGAAAATGGTCACGTAAAAGGTATGGAGGCACTTTTATCTTTTTTTGGATGGACAAAAGGAAATTTTGAATTTTTTGTAGAAAATGTAGATTTAGAAAATACTATA
It encodes:
- a CDS encoding gliding motility protein yields the protein MPVFNIAKREIEAKIVYYGPGRGGKTTNLEYAYKAFKKQVMGEMVAINTEGDRTLFFDFLPIGLGKIQGCDVKVQLYTVPGQVQYKSTRKLVLQGVDGLVFVADSMVVRREKNMIALKDLSDNLKEYGMSIFKIPLILQYNKRDLEGKVPIMSIEEMEHDLNRQLKVPSFPGSAVTGEGVGKTLQECLKLTLKSLQKELNWAGK